One window from the genome of [Clostridium] celerecrescens 18A encodes:
- a CDS encoding carbohydrate ABC transporter permease: MDKSRKIKSAIVYFILTIGSVIMLVPFLWMFLTAFKSTSEATQMNPFIIFPTVWRKEAFLSIISKMNFLRLYWNTLMLIVERVICAVLTATMAGYAFGRLHFKGKNLAFSLVLFQMMVPSQIFIIPQYLMVSKLGMLNTSFGLLFPGLVTAFGTFLLRQAYMGLPSSLEEAARLDGCNIGQTFLYVMAPLTKSSMVALGIFTALFGFKELMWPLVVNTEQNTMPLSAALAKLQGQFETNYPELMAASLLACIPMIIIYLIFQKQFIEGIATSGGKL; encoded by the coding sequence ATGGATAAGAGTAGAAAAATTAAATCAGCCATCGTTTACTTCATTCTCACAATCGGATCTGTCATTATGCTGGTACCCTTTTTGTGGATGTTTTTAACGGCCTTTAAAAGCACATCGGAGGCAACTCAGATGAATCCGTTTATCATTTTTCCTACGGTATGGAGAAAGGAAGCATTTTTATCCATCATAAGCAAAATGAACTTTTTAAGGCTGTACTGGAATACGTTAATGCTGATTGTAGAACGGGTCATTTGTGCGGTACTTACTGCAACCATGGCGGGATATGCCTTTGGACGCCTTCACTTTAAGGGAAAGAATCTGGCCTTTTCCCTGGTTTTGTTCCAGATGATGGTGCCCTCCCAGATCTTTATTATTCCTCAATACTTAATGGTAAGTAAGCTTGGAATGTTAAATACCTCCTTTGGCCTGCTTTTTCCGGGGCTCGTGACAGCCTTTGGAACCTTTTTATTAAGGCAGGCTTATATGGGGCTTCCTTCTTCCTTAGAGGAGGCGGCCAGGCTTGACGGCTGCAATATCGGCCAGACCTTTCTTTATGTAATGGCCCCTCTTACAAAGTCCTCCATGGTGGCTCTTGGTATCTTTACCGCACTGTTTGGATTTAAGGAGCTGATGTGGCCTCTGGTCGTCAATACAGAGCAAAATACCATGCCCCTGTCTGCCGCCCTTGCAAAGCTGCAGGGACAGTTTGAAACAAATTATCCGGAGCTTATGGCGGCATCCTTACTGGCCTGTATCCCCATGATTATCATTTATCTGATATTCCAGAAACAGTTTATAGAAGGAATTGCTACATCCGGAGGAAAATTATAA
- a CDS encoding carbohydrate ABC transporter permease, whose translation MNRKSKVSKRERSEFLWGWMFLLPTMAGLIILNIIPIFQTIYQSFFKTGAFGKGNVFIGFDNYRKLFSDGTVWQALWNTCKYAVVEVPFSIAIALVLAVFLNGKIRGRSIWRTIYFLPMVAAPAAVAMVWRWLYNSEFGLLNHLLRGIGLSGVNWISNPNIAFISVAIVGIWSVIGYNMVLFFAGLQEIPRDYYEAAQIDGANGISQFFTITLPLISPTMFFVTVTRVIGAMQVFDSIYMMMGKSNPALVKTQSLVYLFYKYSFIEGNKGYGSSIVMLLLMVILLITMIQMICQKKWVNYS comes from the coding sequence ATGAACAGAAAGTCAAAGGTATCAAAACGGGAGAGAAGTGAATTTTTATGGGGGTGGATGTTTTTGCTGCCTACCATGGCAGGACTAATTATATTAAACATCATCCCTATTTTTCAGACCATTTATCAAAGCTTTTTCAAAACAGGGGCTTTTGGCAAAGGCAATGTATTTATTGGCTTTGACAATTACCGGAAGCTTTTCAGTGATGGGACTGTATGGCAGGCTTTATGGAATACATGTAAATATGCGGTGGTGGAGGTACCGTTTTCCATTGCGATTGCACTTGTGCTAGCCGTTTTTTTAAATGGAAAAATCCGGGGACGCTCAATATGGAGGACCATTTATTTCCTGCCAATGGTAGCTGCTCCTGCGGCGGTGGCTATGGTTTGGAGATGGCTTTATAACTCGGAATTCGGACTGCTTAACCATCTGCTTCGCGGGATCGGACTTTCCGGCGTAAACTGGATCTCCAATCCCAATATCGCATTTATCTCCGTAGCAATCGTAGGAATCTGGTCCGTGATCGGTTATAATATGGTACTGTTTTTTGCAGGCCTTCAGGAAATACCCCGGGACTATTATGAGGCGGCGCAGATTGACGGAGCAAACGGAATCAGCCAGTTTTTTACGATTACACTGCCCTTAATATCACCCACCATGTTTTTTGTGACAGTGACCAGAGTCATAGGGGCCATGCAGGTGTTTGACAGCATCTATATGATGATGGGAAAAAGCAACCCGGCGCTGGTAAAGACCCAGTCCCTGGTGTACCTTTTCTATAAATATTCGTTTATAGAAGGAAACAAGGGATACGGCTCTTCCATTGTCATGCTGCTTCTTATGGTAATCCTTCTGATCACAATGATTCAGATGATTTGTCAGAAAAAATGGGTGAACTACAGCTAG
- a CDS encoding ABC transporter substrate-binding protein: MKCKWWLTAAMAAVMAAALVGCGSKTGKETAPASSGETKQAAESSSESESTAAQGTLTVAIWDKNQEPGLTEIMKDFTNETGIKTQIQVTPWEQYWTMLEAGATGGSLPDVFWMHSNEIARYSEYEMLLNLTDRIKESKKLEMDKFPKDIVQIYNWEGTKQYAVPKDIDTIALWYNKTMFDEAGIPYPDKDWTWDDYAEAAKKLTKADGSQYGFALRPTNDQAGWNNIVYDMGGYVISDDKKSSGFDQPGTIKALTFITDLMKEGYAPPYEVMAENTEEALFEAGKVAMITAGSWMLPELCNNDYVKANCDIAVLPKDAASGKRISIYNGLGWAASANTGMPEEAWKLIEYMGSKEAQQKQSDLGIVISAYEGTTDNWIKAYQDFNLQAYLDMMSDLVIRPYSKSTVAWNNMSHEKLIDAWTGAKSVDDVCKDITQEMNALLAQE, translated from the coding sequence ATGAAATGTAAATGGTGGTTGACGGCGGCAATGGCAGCGGTAATGGCGGCAGCACTGGTTGGCTGCGGAAGCAAGACCGGGAAGGAAACGGCTCCTGCAAGCTCGGGAGAAACAAAGCAGGCGGCGGAAAGCTCCAGTGAGTCAGAAAGTACGGCTGCTCAGGGAACTCTCACGGTTGCAATCTGGGACAAGAACCAGGAACCGGGACTTACGGAGATCATGAAGGACTTTACAAATGAAACGGGAATTAAAACTCAAATTCAGGTAACCCCATGGGAGCAGTACTGGACTATGCTGGAGGCAGGAGCAACCGGCGGATCTCTTCCCGATGTTTTCTGGATGCATTCCAATGAGATCGCAAGGTATTCCGAATACGAGATGCTCCTGAACTTAACAGACCGCATCAAGGAAAGCAAGAAGCTGGAAATGGATAAATTCCCTAAGGACATTGTGCAGATCTATAATTGGGAAGGTACAAAGCAGTATGCAGTGCCAAAGGATATCGATACCATCGCACTCTGGTACAACAAAACCATGTTTGATGAAGCGGGAATCCCTTATCCCGACAAGGATTGGACCTGGGATGATTATGCAGAAGCAGCAAAAAAGCTGACCAAAGCAGATGGAAGCCAGTATGGATTTGCCTTAAGGCCCACCAATGACCAGGCAGGCTGGAACAATATCGTTTATGATATGGGTGGTTATGTGATCAGCGATGATAAAAAATCTTCCGGATTTGACCAGCCGGGAACCATCAAGGCCTTAACGTTTATCACAGACCTGATGAAAGAAGGATATGCGCCTCCATACGAAGTGATGGCAGAGAATACAGAGGAAGCTTTGTTTGAAGCCGGTAAGGTAGCCATGATTACGGCTGGCTCTTGGATGCTTCCGGAGCTTTGCAATAATGATTACGTAAAGGCAAACTGTGACATCGCAGTCCTTCCAAAGGATGCGGCCTCTGGAAAGAGGATCTCCATTTACAATGGACTGGGCTGGGCAGCTTCCGCTAATACCGGCATGCCTGAAGAAGCTTGGAAGCTGATCGAATACATGGGATCAAAGGAAGCTCAGCAGAAGCAGTCTGACCTTGGAATCGTTATTTCTGCCTATGAAGGAACAACGGATAACTGGATAAAGGCATATCAGGACTTTAACCTCCAGGCATATTTAGATATGATGAGTGACCTGGTCATCAGGCCATACTCTAAATCAACGGTTGCCTGGAACAATATGAGCCATGAAAAATTGATCGATGCATGGACTGGAGCGAAGAGTGTTGATGATGTCTGCAAGGATATTACTCAGGAAATGAATGCCTTGCTGGCACAAGAATAG
- a CDS encoding AraC family transcriptional regulator yields MNQWVRGLTIYYCGREQCASGHFFGPAIRKHYLMHVILRGKGIYRTGGEEYALKEGDAFLIKPQEVTYYQADKEEPWEYAWAAFAGTEAERLLSDYRQEENEYVYHFDHGEEWRDYMDRLVTVFESGEHNMDETAGYLYLLFSRFPKRSKEVGEYEHSYLSRAETYIRHNYSYPIQIGDVSKYVGIDRTYLYRLFMKYKGISPKQYLTAYRIMEAKRLLEDTGLSITETGLSCGFHDASVFCKSFLQAEGESPLQYRKKMREEVR; encoded by the coding sequence ATGAATCAATGGGTACGGGGGTTGACCATTTATTACTGCGGTCGTGAACAGTGTGCGTCAGGGCATTTTTTCGGACCGGCGATCCGGAAGCATTACCTGATGCATGTGATCCTGCGGGGAAAGGGGATCTATCGCACAGGAGGCGAGGAATATGCCTTAAAGGAGGGAGATGCATTTTTAATTAAACCTCAGGAAGTCACTTATTATCAGGCGGATAAGGAGGAACCCTGGGAATATGCCTGGGCAGCTTTTGCAGGGACTGAAGCGGAGAGGCTGTTAAGTGATTACCGGCAGGAGGAAAATGAATATGTGTACCATTTTGATCACGGAGAGGAATGGCGAGACTATATGGACCGGCTGGTGACTGTTTTTGAAAGCGGGGAGCATAATATGGATGAAACGGCTGGGTATCTTTATCTGCTGTTTTCCCGGTTCCCAAAACGCAGCAAGGAAGTGGGAGAGTATGAGCATAGTTATCTGTCCAGGGCGGAAACCTATATACGCCATAATTACAGCTACCCCATTCAGATCGGGGATGTGTCAAAATATGTGGGGATCGACAGGACCTATCTGTACAGGCTTTTTATGAAATATAAGGGCATTTCTCCGAAACAGTATTTAACGGCCTACCGGATCATGGAGGCAAAGCGCCTGTTAGAGGATACAGGCCTAAGTATAACGGAAACCGGTTTATCCTGTGGCTTTCATGATGCTTCGGTATTTTGTAAAAGTTTCCTGCAGGCAGAGGGGGAGTCCCCGCTCCAGTATCGGAAGAAGATGAGAGAAGAGGTTCGGTAA
- the melA gene encoding alpha-glucosidase/alpha-galactosidase has translation MVKITFMGAGSTIFARNVLGDCMCTPVLQDAVIALYDIDQVRLSDSELILNAINKNANEGRADIKTYLGEENRKEALSGATFVVNAIQVGGYDPCTITDFEIPKKYGLKQTIADTLGIGGIMRGLRTIPVMEDFARDMEEVCPDAYFLNYTNPMAILTGYMQRYTSIKTIGLCHSVQVCSETLLKELDMEDKLEGRTELIAGINHMAWLLKLHDRDGNDLYPMIRQKASRKNQTEKHKDMVRFEYISHLDYYCTESSEHNAEYNPLFIKSKYPEMIEEFQIPLDEYPRRCIKQINEWEEEKNSILNNGQITHARSHEYASYIMEAILTNKPYKIGASVLNRGLIDNLPADACVEVPCLVDGSGITPCHVGPLPTQLAAMNMTNINPQLLTIEAARNRDRKTIYQAAMLDPHTAAELNIKDIRAMVDELITAHGDYMKMYQ, from the coding sequence ATGGTAAAGATAACTTTTATGGGGGCAGGCAGCACGATATTTGCAAGAAATGTCTTAGGCGACTGCATGTGCACTCCAGTACTTCAGGATGCTGTGATCGCTCTTTACGATATTGATCAGGTGCGGCTTTCGGATTCGGAGCTTATTCTGAATGCAATCAACAAAAATGCGAATGAAGGACGGGCGGATATAAAAACTTATCTGGGAGAGGAAAACCGGAAGGAAGCCTTATCCGGTGCCACCTTTGTAGTGAACGCCATTCAGGTGGGCGGATACGATCCCTGTACGATTACAGACTTCGAAATTCCTAAAAAATACGGTTTAAAACAAACCATTGCGGATACCCTGGGGATCGGCGGTATTATGCGGGGCTTAAGGACCATTCCGGTCATGGAGGATTTTGCAAGAGATATGGAAGAGGTTTGTCCGGATGCCTACTTCTTAAATTATACCAATCCCATGGCTATTTTAACTGGTTACATGCAGCGTTACACCTCCATTAAAACCATTGGTTTATGCCACAGCGTCCAGGTATGCTCAGAAACTTTATTAAAGGAACTTGATATGGAGGATAAGCTGGAAGGGCGTACAGAATTAATTGCAGGAATTAACCATATGGCCTGGCTCTTAAAGCTCCATGACAGAGATGGAAACGACCTTTACCCCATGATCCGTCAGAAGGCCTCCAGGAAAAACCAGACAGAAAAACATAAGGATATGGTCCGCTTTGAATACATCAGCCATTTAGACTATTATTGTACGGAATCCAGTGAACACAATGCAGAATACAATCCGTTGTTCATAAAATCCAAGTACCCGGAAATGATCGAAGAATTCCAGATCCCCTTAGATGAATATCCGCGGCGCTGCATCAAGCAGATCAATGAGTGGGAAGAGGAAAAAAACTCTATCCTAAACAACGGACAGATCACTCATGCCCGTTCTCATGAATACGCCTCCTATATTATGGAAGCAATTTTGACCAATAAGCCTTACAAGATCGGGGCAAGTGTCTTAAACCGGGGGCTGATCGATAACCTCCCCGCCGATGCCTGCGTAGAAGTTCCCTGCCTGGTAGACGGAAGCGGAATCACTCCCTGCCATGTTGGCCCTCTTCCCACCCAGCTGGCAGCCATGAACATGACAAACATAAATCCCCAGCTTCTCACCATAGAAGCCGCCCGTAACAGGGACAGAAAAACCATTTATCAGGCAGCCATGCTGGATCCTCACACTGCTGCCGAGCTTAACATAAAAGATATCCGCGCCATGGTAGATGAACTCATTACAGCCCATGGCGATTACATGAAAATGTACCAGTAA
- a CDS encoding AraC family transcriptional regulator, translating into MSEKQTTYKNVAGFRCLRNIKRQTNDLYLVHCGIQQCPPGYTYDHKIPNEYHLHFVLGGAGSLEINGKRYDLKTDDIFLIPKGHPVLYNADHKNPWEYMWITFDGEMAEAYLSYVGISPQLPAIHSQIPNQLYLPMIHKILDTSELTFANEIKRVGYLYEILSTLIEMQNTIRTSKKNQYDYSIDTYVDYALQYIKLNYNSIKVQDIADYIGINRSYLTTIFKKQLHVSPQEYLMRYRLNIAANQLATTSLSIQEIATDIGYHNPLTFSKIFKQEFGVSPKHYREEKRQP; encoded by the coding sequence TTGAGCGAAAAACAAACGACTTATAAAAACGTTGCCGGGTTCCGCTGCTTAAGGAACATTAAACGGCAGACCAATGATCTGTACCTGGTCCACTGTGGAATCCAGCAGTGTCCTCCGGGATACACCTACGATCATAAGATTCCAAATGAATATCACCTTCACTTTGTGCTGGGGGGCGCAGGCTCCCTGGAAATCAACGGGAAACGGTATGATCTGAAAACCGATGACATCTTTCTCATTCCCAAGGGACATCCCGTTCTTTACAATGCGGATCATAAAAATCCCTGGGAGTATATGTGGATCACTTTTGACGGTGAAATGGCGGAGGCCTATTTAAGCTATGTGGGCATATCCCCGCAGCTCCCTGCCATCCATTCCCAGATTCCCAATCAGCTTTATCTACCCATGATACACAAAATACTGGATACCAGTGAACTGACCTTTGCCAATGAAATCAAACGGGTGGGATACCTATACGAGATATTGTCCACTTTGATCGAAATGCAGAATACCATAAGAACCAGTAAAAAGAACCAGTACGACTATTCCATCGATACTTATGTAGATTATGCCCTTCAGTATATTAAGCTGAACTACAACAGCATTAAGGTACAGGACATCGCAGACTACATCGGGATCAACCGTTCCTATTTAACTACAATATTCAAAAAACAGCTTCACGTTTCTCCTCAGGAATACTTAATGAGGTACAGGCTTAACATTGCCGCCAATCAGCTTGCCACCACCTCCTTATCCATTCAGGAAATTGCCACAGACATCGGATATCATAACCCTTTAACCTTTTCCAAGATATTTAAGCAGGAATTCGGCGTCAGCCCGAAGCATTACAGGGAAGAAAAACGGCAGCCATAA
- a CDS encoding DUF1858 domain-containing protein, translated as MQIQKDMLIGALLEMDENIAPMLMRAGMHCLGCPASQGESLEEACQVHGIDCDVLVSQINEVLAEV; from the coding sequence ATGCAGATCCAGAAGGATATGTTAATAGGCGCACTGCTTGAAATGGACGAGAACATTGCACCTATGTTAATGCGTGCAGGTATGCATTGCCTCGGCTGTCCAGCATCTCAGGGTGAGTCCCTTGAGGAAGCTTGCCAGGTTCATGGAATAGACTGTGATGTACTGGTTTCCCAGATTAACGAAGTGTTAGCAGAAGTATAG
- the pflB gene encoding formate C-acetyltransferase: MRTEWRAFTGGVWEREINVRDFIQKNYTPYDGDDSFLAGPTTATNALWAQVMDLSKQEREAGGVLDMDTKTISTITSHGPGYLDKEKETIVGFQTDKPFKRSLQPYGGIRMAEKACADNGYTIDPEVKKFFTIHRKTHNAGVFDAYTQEMRDCRSNHIITGLPDAYGRGRIIGDYRRVALYGIDRLITDKEEQKDTTRTTMYSDVIREREELSEQIRALKELKELGSIYGFDLSKPASNVEEAIQWLYFAYLAAVKEQNGAAMSLGRTSTFIDVYAQRDLEEGTFTEEQIQEFVDHFIMKLRLVKFARTPEYNELFSGDPTWVTESIGGVGIDGRHLVTKTSFRYLHTLSNLGTAPEPNLTVLWSTKLPENFKRFCARTSIESSSIQYENDDLMRVTHGDDYAIACCVSSMRVGKEMQNFGARANLAKCLLYAINGGIDEVTKKQVGPKYRPITSEYLDYEEVMAAYKDMMNWLARVYVNTLNIIHYMHDKYSYERIQMALHDKKVTRWFATGIAGLSVVADSLSAIKYAKVKTVRDENGIVTDYIVEGDFPKYGNNDDRVDMIANELVHTFMNYVKGNHTYRGGIPTTSILTITSNVVYGKNTGATPDGRKKGEAFAPGANPMHLRDTHGAVASLASVAKLPFRDAQDGISNTFSIVPGALGKEDQIFTGDLEVDLELALSEDQK, translated from the coding sequence ATGAGAACAGAATGGAGAGCTTTCACGGGCGGTGTTTGGGAACGGGAGATCAACGTCAGGGACTTTATACAGAAAAATTACACACCTTATGACGGCGATGATTCCTTTCTTGCCGGACCTACCACAGCAACAAACGCTCTTTGGGCGCAGGTTATGGATTTATCCAAGCAGGAGCGGGAGGCCGGCGGCGTGTTGGATATGGATACAAAGACCATCTCCACCATCACTTCCCACGGACCGGGATATTTAGATAAAGAAAAAGAAACTATCGTAGGCTTTCAGACTGATAAGCCTTTCAAGCGTTCCTTACAGCCTTACGGCGGCATCCGTATGGCAGAGAAGGCCTGTGCGGATAATGGCTATACCATTGATCCTGAAGTCAAGAAATTTTTTACAATTCACAGAAAGACACACAATGCCGGTGTTTTTGACGCTTATACCCAGGAAATGCGTGACTGCCGTTCAAACCACATCATCACAGGACTACCGGATGCCTATGGCCGTGGCCGAATCATTGGAGATTACCGCCGGGTGGCCCTTTACGGCATTGACCGCCTGATCACAGACAAGGAAGAGCAGAAGGATACAACACGTACAACCATGTACTCTGACGTGATCCGGGAAAGAGAAGAGCTTTCTGAGCAGATCCGCGCCCTTAAGGAATTAAAGGAGCTGGGAAGCATCTATGGCTTTGATCTTTCCAAACCAGCCTCCAACGTAGAAGAGGCAATCCAGTGGCTGTACTTTGCCTACCTAGCCGCTGTCAAGGAACAAAACGGAGCAGCCATGTCCTTAGGCCGCACCTCAACCTTTATTGATGTTTATGCACAGAGAGATTTAGAAGAAGGAACCTTTACTGAGGAGCAGATTCAGGAATTTGTAGATCATTTCATCATGAAGCTTCGTCTGGTAAAATTTGCCCGTACTCCGGAATACAATGAGCTGTTCTCCGGCGATCCTACCTGGGTAACGGAATCCATCGGAGGAGTCGGCATCGACGGACGCCATCTGGTGACCAAGACTTCCTTCCGCTACCTCCACACCCTTTCTAATCTGGGAACAGCTCCTGAGCCAAACTTAACCGTGCTCTGGTCTACAAAGCTTCCGGAAAACTTTAAGCGCTTCTGCGCAAGGACTTCCATTGAGTCCTCTTCCATTCAATACGAGAACGATGACCTGATGAGAGTGACGCATGGAGATGATTATGCCATTGCCTGCTGCGTATCTTCCATGAGAGTCGGTAAGGAAATGCAGAACTTCGGCGCAAGGGCCAATCTTGCAAAATGCCTGTTATATGCGATTAACGGCGGCATTGATGAAGTCACCAAAAAACAGGTCGGCCCCAAATACCGCCCCATCACTTCCGAGTACCTGGATTATGAAGAGGTTATGGCCGCCTATAAGGATATGATGAACTGGCTTGCAAGGGTTTATGTAAACACCTTGAACATCATCCACTATATGCATGACAAATACAGCTATGAGCGTATTCAGATGGCTCTACACGATAAAAAGGTGACCCGTTGGTTCGCAACCGGTATTGCCGGACTTTCCGTAGTGGCTGATTCCTTATCTGCCATCAAATATGCCAAGGTTAAGACCGTACGGGATGAAAATGGAATCGTAACTGATTACATCGTAGAAGGAGACTTCCCCAAATACGGCAATAACGATGACCGGGTAGACATGATCGCAAACGAACTGGTTCACACCTTTATGAACTATGTAAAAGGAAACCACACTTACCGGGGCGGCATTCCTACCACCTCCATCTTGACAATCACTTCCAACGTCGTATATGGTAAGAATACAGGAGCAACTCCTGACGGGCGTAAGAAGGGAGAAGCCTTTGCACCTGGCGCAAACCCAATGCACCTTAGGGATACTCACGGTGCTGTCGCTTCCCTGGCATCGGTTGCAAAGCTTCCATTCAGAGATGCCCAGGATGGAATCTCCAATACCTTCTCAATCGTACCTGGAGCCCTTGGCAAAGAAGATCAGATCTTCACAGGAGATTTAGAGGTGGATTTAGAGCTGGCTCTTAGCGAAGATCAGAAGTAA
- the grcA3 gene encoding autonomous glycyl radical cofactor GrcA3, whose product MANISESQINNLVNLLDGYVEEGGHHLNVNVFTRDTLLDAQKHPESYPQLTVRVSGYAVNFIKLTKEQQDEVISRTFHSNM is encoded by the coding sequence ATGGCAAATATCAGCGAATCTCAAATCAATAACCTTGTTAATTTATTAGATGGCTATGTGGAAGAAGGCGGACATCACTTAAATGTCAATGTCTTCACCCGTGATACCTTATTAGACGCTCAGAAGCATCCGGAAAGTTATCCCCAGCTTACTGTACGCGTATCCGGTTATGCGGTGAATTTTATCAAACTGACAAAGGAACAGCAGGATGAGGTAATCTCCCGTACGTTCCACAGCAATATGTAA
- the pflA gene encoding pyruvate formate-lyase-activating protein, which translates to MTGYIHSIESFGTVDGPGVRMVIFLQGCPMRCQYCHNPDTWKMAGGTPMTVEELLKQYESSRSFYRGGGITATGGEPLMQLDFVTELFEAAGKKNIHTCLDTSGVTFHRNDPDYRKKIDRLLDSTDLVMLDIKHIVDTKHKTLTGHSNENILDFAQYLSDRDIPVWIRHVAVPQITDETPDLYRLGRFIGGLKNVKALDVLPYHDMGKVKYESMGMDYPLKDIPPMSGEGAVAAKKIILSGIRDVRTGIPDRYCSQN; encoded by the coding sequence ATGACAGGATATATCCATTCCATTGAAAGCTTCGGTACCGTTGATGGTCCGGGCGTGCGTATGGTGATTTTTTTACAAGGCTGTCCCATGCGCTGCCAATATTGCCATAATCCGGACACCTGGAAGATGGCGGGCGGCACGCCAATGACGGTAGAAGAACTATTAAAGCAGTATGAGTCGTCCCGGAGTTTTTACCGGGGCGGAGGCATCACAGCCACCGGCGGAGAGCCCCTTATGCAGCTGGATTTTGTGACTGAGCTTTTTGAAGCTGCAGGAAAGAAGAACATCCATACCTGCCTGGATACTTCAGGTGTCACGTTTCATAGGAACGATCCGGATTACAGGAAGAAAATAGACCGGCTTCTGGACTCTACCGATCTTGTCATGCTGGACATCAAGCACATTGTTGATACAAAGCACAAAACACTTACAGGTCATTCCAATGAAAACATTCTGGATTTTGCCCAGTATTTAAGTGACCGGGATATCCCGGTGTGGATCCGTCACGTGGCAGTGCCGCAGATCACGGATGAGACCCCTGATCTATACAGGCTGGGGCGTTTTATCGGCGGGCTTAAGAATGTGAAGGCCCTTGATGTCCTGCCTTATCATGACATGGGAAAGGTAAAATACGAAAGCATGGGTATGGACTATCCCTTAAAGGATATCCCCCCCATGTCAGGGGAAGGTGCCGTTGCCGCCAAGAAGATAATCTTAAGCGGGATCAGGGATGTCCGCACAGGAATCCCTGATCGGTATTGCTCCCAAAATTAA
- a CDS encoding DUF362 domain-containing protein: MARVISDACVSCGSCEGECPVSAISQGDSQFVIDADACIDCGACEGVCPTGAISEA, encoded by the coding sequence ATGGCACGAGTTATTAGTGACGCTTGCGTTAGCTGCGGAAGCTGTGAAGGTGAATGCCCAGTAAGCGCTATCAGCCAGGGTGATTCTCAGTTTGTTATTGATGCTGATGCATGTATCGATTGTGGCGCTTGTGAGGGCGTATGTCCAACAGGAGCTATTTCTGAAGCATAA
- a CDS encoding gamma-glutamyl-gamma-aminobutyrate hydrolase family protein yields the protein MRKPLIGLTPAHDIESGDVKARPTYMRALKAAGAIPVVMPLDASEEDLKQLTKDMDGFLFTGGPDVHPFLFGEETQAHCGNVSPARDQMEISLLPMIMELRKPVLGICRGIQVLNIALGGNIWQDIPSQVTREFPLAHSQPFSYDMPCHTVALTEGSLLARISESSSIKVNSMHHQAVRDLAPGLIASAYSPDHLIEALEMTDYPFFIGVQWHPEYLWEKNKEAFRLFQTFVNACKE from the coding sequence ATGAGAAAGCCACTGATCGGCTTAACCCCCGCCCACGATATTGAAAGCGGTGATGTTAAGGCACGTCCTACTTATATGCGGGCATTAAAAGCTGCGGGAGCGATCCCAGTCGTGATGCCCTTAGATGCCTCAGAAGAAGATTTAAAGCAGCTTACAAAGGATATGGACGGATTTCTGTTCACAGGCGGCCCTGATGTGCACCCCTTCCTTTTTGGGGAAGAGACACAGGCTCACTGCGGCAATGTGTCCCCAGCCAGGGACCAGATGGAGATTTCCCTGCTTCCTATGATTATGGAACTTCGGAAACCGGTACTTGGGATCTGCCGGGGAATTCAGGTTTTAAACATCGCTCTTGGAGGAAACATCTGGCAGGATATCCCCTCCCAGGTAACACGTGAATTTCCTCTTGCCCATTCCCAGCCATTTAGTTATGATATGCCATGCCATACGGTTGCTTTAACCGAGGGCAGTCTCCTTGCCCGGATATCAGAAAGCTCTTCCATAAAGGTCAATAGCATGCACCATCAGGCCGTCAGGGATCTTGCACCGGGACTTATTGCCTCCGCCTACTCTCCAGACCATTTGATCGAGGCCCTGGAAATGACAGACTATCCCTTTTTTATCGGGGTTCAATGGCATCCGGAATATCTGTGGGAAAAGAATAAAGAGGCGTTCCGACTGTTTCAGACTTTTGTAAATGCTTGTAAAGAATAA